The following proteins come from a genomic window of Neofelis nebulosa isolate mNeoNeb1 chromosome 5, mNeoNeb1.pri, whole genome shotgun sequence:
- the PWP2 gene encoding periodic tryptophan protein 2 homolog isoform X2 has protein sequence MKFAYRFSNLLGTVYRCGNLNFTCDGNSVISPVGNRVTVFDLKNNKSSTLPLATRYNVKCVGLSPDGRLAIIVDEGGDALLVSLVCRSVLHHFHFKGSVHSVSFSPDGRKFVVTKGNIAQMYHAPGRKREFNAFVLDKTYFGPYDETTCIDWMDDSRCFAVGSKDMSTWVFGAERWDNLIYYALGGHKDAIVACFFESGSLDLYTISQDGALCVWQCDTSPEGLRPKAPTGWKADLLQGEEEEEEEEREEETTVRGKTAPAPEEQQGKVKYSRLAKYFFNKEGDFNNLTAAAFHKKTHLLVTGFASGIFHLHELPEFNLIHSLSVSDQRVASIAVNGSGDWIAFGCAGLGQLLVWEWQSESYVLKQQGHFNSMVSLAYSPDGQYIVTGGDDGKVKVWNTLSGFCFVTFTEHSSGVTGVTFTATGCVIVTSSMDGTVRAFDLHRYRNFRTFTSPRPTQFSCVAVDCSGEVVSAGAQDSFEVFIWSMQTGRLLDVLSGHEGPISSLCFSPVKSVLASASWDRTVRLWDMADSWRTTETLGLTSDALAVTFRPDGAELAVATLNSQITFWDPENAVQTGSIEGRHDLKTGRKELDKVTAKHSAKGKAFTTLCYSADGQSVLAGGMSKFVCIYHVKEQILRKKFEISRNLSLDAMEEFLNRRKMTEFGNLALIDQDAGAEDGVAIPLPGVKKGDMSSRHLKPEIRVTSLRFSPTGRCWAATTTEGLLVYSLDAQMLFDPFELDTDVTPARIRAAVRQQDLTRAILMAFRLNERTLLQEVLESVPWDEVEVVSSSLPELYVEKVLEFLASSFEVSRHLEFYLIWTQKLLLVHGQKLKSRAGKVLPAVQFLQKSIQRHLDSVSKLCDWNRYNIQYALAVSKQRGIKRPSEPLGSEEEADASDDDDTLHPLGEGQEDGDRQLV, from the exons ATGAAGTTCGCTTACCGG ttttcgaATTTGCTGGGCACAGTCTATCGGTGTGGAAACTTAAATTTTACATGCGATGGAAATTCAGTTATTAGTCCTGTGGGAAACAGAGTGACGGTGTTTGACCTTAAAAA CAACAAATCCAGCACTTTGCCCTTGGCCACTCGGTACAACGTTAAGTGTGTCGGGCTGTCCCCAGACGGCCGCCTGGCCATCATCGTCGATGAAG GGGGGGACGCGCTGCTGGTCAGCCTGGTCTGCAGGTCCGTGCTCCATCACTTCCACTTTAAGGGCTCCGTGCACAGCGTGTCCTTCTCCCCTGACGGCAG GAAGTTCGTTGTCACAAAAGGCAACATCGCTCAGATGTACCACGCCCCTGGGAGGAAGCGGGAATTCAACGCGTTCGTCCTGGACAAAACCTACTTTGGGCCGTACGATGAGACCACGTGCATCGACTGGATGGACGACTCCCG GTGCTTTGCGGTCGGGAGCAAAGACATGTCCACGTGGGTTTTCGGAGCTGAGCGCTGGGACAATCTCATCTACTATGCGCTGGGAGGACACAAGGACGCGATCGTGGCTTGCTTCTTTGAATCCGGCAGCCTAGAT CTGTACACGATCAGCCAGGACGGGGCCCTGTGTGTGTGGCAGTGTGACACCTCCCCCGAAGGCCTGAGGCCGAAAGCCCCCACGGGCTGGAAGGCAGATCTGCtgcagggggaagaggaggaggaggaggaggagcgggaggaggagaCCACAGTCCGGGGGAAAACCGCACCGGCCCCGGAGGAGCAGCAGGGAAAAGTGAAATACTCTCGGCTGGCCAA GTACTTTTTCAATAAGGAGGGAGATTTCAACAACCTGACTGCTGCCGCCTTTCACAAAAAGACCCACCTCTTGGTCACCGGCTTTGCTTCTGGAATCTTCCACCTTCACGAGCTCCCCGAGTTCAACCTCATCCACTCCCTGAG CGTCTCCGATCAGAGGGTCGCCTCCATCGCTGTCAACGGCTCCGGAGACTGGATCGCCTTTGGCTGCGCAG GCCTGGGCCAGCTGCTGGTGTGGGAGTGGCAGAGTGAGTCCTACGTGCTCAAGCAGCAGGGCCATTTCAACAGCATGGTGTCTCTGGCCTACTCCCCCGACGGGCAGTACATCGTCACCGGCGGGGATGACGGCAAG GTCAAGGTGTGGAACACCCTCAGTGGCTTCTGCTTCGTCACTTTTACGGAGCACTCGAGTGGGGTCACCGGCGTGACCTTCACTGCCACTGGCTGTGTCATCGTGACCTCTTCCATGGATGGGACCGTGCGTGCCTTTGACCTTCACAG GTACCGGAACTTCCGCACCTTCACGTCTCCACGGCCCACCCAGTTCTCCTGCGTGGCCGTGGACTGCAGCGGGGAGGTCGTTTCGGCCGGGGCACAGGACTCCTTCGAGGTCTTCATCTGGTCCATGCAGACGGGCAGGCTCCTGGAC GTTCTGTCCGGCCACGAGGGCCCCATCAGCAGTCTGTGCTTTAGCCCAGTGAAGTCCGTCCTGGCCAGCGCCTCCTGGGACAGGACGGTGCGCCTGTGGGACATGGCAGACAGCTGGAGGACCACGGAGACGCTGGGCCTGACCTCAGATG CCCTGGCTGTGACCTTCCGTCCCGACGGGGCAGAGTTGGCTGTCGCCACACTGAACTCACAGATCACCTTCTGGGACCCCGAGAACGCCGTGCAGACGGGCTCCATCGAGGGCAGGCACGACCTCAAGACGGGCAGGAAGGAGCTGGACAAGGTCACCGCCAAGCACTCGGCCAAGGGGAA GGCCTTCACTACTCTGTGCTACTCTGCGGATGGCCAGAGCGTGCTGGCGGGAGGGATGTCCAAGTTCGTGTGCATCTATCACGTCAAGGAGCAGATCCTCAGGAAGAAGTTCGAGATCTCCCGCAACCTCTCCCTGGACGCCATGGAG GAATTTCTGAACCGGAGGAAAATGACAGAGTTTGGCAACCTGGCGCTAATCGATCAGGACGCCGGGGCAGAGGACGGAGTCGCGATCCCATTGCCGGGTGTGAAGAAAG GTGACATGAGCTCTCGGCACTTGAAGCCTGAAATCCGGGTGACTTCGCTTCGCTTCTCTCCCACAG GGCGCTGCTGGGCGGCCACCACCACCGAGGGGCTCCTCGTCTACTCCCTGGACGCCCAGATGCTGTTTGACCCTTTTGAGCTGGACACCGACGTCACCCCCGCACGCATCCGGGCGGCCGTGCGCCAGCAGGACTTGACCAGGGCCATCCTCATGGCCTTCCGGCTCAACGAGCGGACGCTGCTACAGGAGGTCCTGGAGTCGGTGCCCTGGGATGAGG TCGAGGTTGTCAGCTCCTCGCTTCCTGAGCTGTACGTGGAGAAAGTGCTGGAGTTCTTGGCTTCCTCCTTCGAAGTGTCTCGCCACCTGGAATTCTACCTCATATGGACTCAGAAATTGCTCCTCGTGCACGGGCAGAAGCTGAAGTCTAG AGCAGGGAAGGTGCTGCCGGCCGTTCAGTTCCTTCAGAAGAGCATCCAGCGGCACTTGGACAGTGTCTCCAAACT CTGTGACTGGAACCGCTATAACATCCAGTACGCTCTGGCAGTTTCCAAGCAGCGGGGCATAAAGCGCCCCTCAGAGCCGCTGGGAAGCGAGGAGGAAGCGGATGCGTCTGACGACGATGACACTCTGCACCCACTCGGGGAAGGACAGGAAGACGGGGACAGACAGCTGGTGTAG
- the PWP2 gene encoding periodic tryptophan protein 2 homolog isoform X1: MVGTLEVYPVHTLWVPILEGTSAPGLLPGRVPLSLVRARSLAPWPGSGHSAGLLQRHPTLAGACSSVLSSPATQTRRGWVGALLPPIASFSLAAALHPLSPFLGATFLVGTASPNRLPPALPVVPAVFSNLLGTVYRCGNLNFTCDGNSVISPVGNRVTVFDLKNNKSSTLPLATRYNVKCVGLSPDGRLAIIVDEGGDALLVSLVCRSVLHHFHFKGSVHSVSFSPDGRKFVVTKGNIAQMYHAPGRKREFNAFVLDKTYFGPYDETTCIDWMDDSRCFAVGSKDMSTWVFGAERWDNLIYYALGGHKDAIVACFFESGSLDLYTISQDGALCVWQCDTSPEGLRPKAPTGWKADLLQGEEEEEEEEREEETTVRGKTAPAPEEQQGKVKYSRLAKYFFNKEGDFNNLTAAAFHKKTHLLVTGFASGIFHLHELPEFNLIHSLSVSDQRVASIAVNGSGDWIAFGCAGLGQLLVWEWQSESYVLKQQGHFNSMVSLAYSPDGQYIVTGGDDGKVKVWNTLSGFCFVTFTEHSSGVTGVTFTATGCVIVTSSMDGTVRAFDLHRYRNFRTFTSPRPTQFSCVAVDCSGEVVSAGAQDSFEVFIWSMQTGRLLDVLSGHEGPISSLCFSPVKSVLASASWDRTVRLWDMADSWRTTETLGLTSDALAVTFRPDGAELAVATLNSQITFWDPENAVQTGSIEGRHDLKTGRKELDKVTAKHSAKGKAFTTLCYSADGQSVLAGGMSKFVCIYHVKEQILRKKFEISRNLSLDAMEEFLNRRKMTEFGNLALIDQDAGAEDGVAIPLPGVKKGDMSSRHLKPEIRVTSLRFSPTGRCWAATTTEGLLVYSLDAQMLFDPFELDTDVTPARIRAAVRQQDLTRAILMAFRLNERTLLQEVLESVPWDEVEVVSSSLPELYVEKVLEFLASSFEVSRHLEFYLIWTQKLLLVHGQKLKSRAGKVLPAVQFLQKSIQRHLDSVSKLCDWNRYNIQYALAVSKQRGIKRPSEPLGSEEEADASDDDDTLHPLGEGQEDGDRQLV, from the exons ATGGTGGGGACACTGGAGGTTTACCCCGTCCACACCTTGTGGGTCCCAATTCTTGAGGGTACTTCTGCCCCCGGCCTCCTGCCTGGTCGCGTGCCTCTCTCCCTGGTTCGTGCCAGGTCCTTAGCGCCTTGGCCTGGCTCTGGCCACAGCGCAGGCCTTCTTCAGCGCCACCCCACACTTGCTGGCGCTTGCTCCTCAGTGCTCTCTTCCCCTGCCACCCAAAccaggaggggctgggtgggggctcTCCTCCCGCCCATAGCCAGCTTCTCTCTGGCGGCTGCACTTCACCCGCTCTCTCCATTCCTTGGGGCCACCTTCCTGGTCGGGACAGCATCACCTAAccgcctccctcctgctctccctgttGTTCCTGCTGTG ttttcgaATTTGCTGGGCACAGTCTATCGGTGTGGAAACTTAAATTTTACATGCGATGGAAATTCAGTTATTAGTCCTGTGGGAAACAGAGTGACGGTGTTTGACCTTAAAAA CAACAAATCCAGCACTTTGCCCTTGGCCACTCGGTACAACGTTAAGTGTGTCGGGCTGTCCCCAGACGGCCGCCTGGCCATCATCGTCGATGAAG GGGGGGACGCGCTGCTGGTCAGCCTGGTCTGCAGGTCCGTGCTCCATCACTTCCACTTTAAGGGCTCCGTGCACAGCGTGTCCTTCTCCCCTGACGGCAG GAAGTTCGTTGTCACAAAAGGCAACATCGCTCAGATGTACCACGCCCCTGGGAGGAAGCGGGAATTCAACGCGTTCGTCCTGGACAAAACCTACTTTGGGCCGTACGATGAGACCACGTGCATCGACTGGATGGACGACTCCCG GTGCTTTGCGGTCGGGAGCAAAGACATGTCCACGTGGGTTTTCGGAGCTGAGCGCTGGGACAATCTCATCTACTATGCGCTGGGAGGACACAAGGACGCGATCGTGGCTTGCTTCTTTGAATCCGGCAGCCTAGAT CTGTACACGATCAGCCAGGACGGGGCCCTGTGTGTGTGGCAGTGTGACACCTCCCCCGAAGGCCTGAGGCCGAAAGCCCCCACGGGCTGGAAGGCAGATCTGCtgcagggggaagaggaggaggaggaggaggagcgggaggaggagaCCACAGTCCGGGGGAAAACCGCACCGGCCCCGGAGGAGCAGCAGGGAAAAGTGAAATACTCTCGGCTGGCCAA GTACTTTTTCAATAAGGAGGGAGATTTCAACAACCTGACTGCTGCCGCCTTTCACAAAAAGACCCACCTCTTGGTCACCGGCTTTGCTTCTGGAATCTTCCACCTTCACGAGCTCCCCGAGTTCAACCTCATCCACTCCCTGAG CGTCTCCGATCAGAGGGTCGCCTCCATCGCTGTCAACGGCTCCGGAGACTGGATCGCCTTTGGCTGCGCAG GCCTGGGCCAGCTGCTGGTGTGGGAGTGGCAGAGTGAGTCCTACGTGCTCAAGCAGCAGGGCCATTTCAACAGCATGGTGTCTCTGGCCTACTCCCCCGACGGGCAGTACATCGTCACCGGCGGGGATGACGGCAAG GTCAAGGTGTGGAACACCCTCAGTGGCTTCTGCTTCGTCACTTTTACGGAGCACTCGAGTGGGGTCACCGGCGTGACCTTCACTGCCACTGGCTGTGTCATCGTGACCTCTTCCATGGATGGGACCGTGCGTGCCTTTGACCTTCACAG GTACCGGAACTTCCGCACCTTCACGTCTCCACGGCCCACCCAGTTCTCCTGCGTGGCCGTGGACTGCAGCGGGGAGGTCGTTTCGGCCGGGGCACAGGACTCCTTCGAGGTCTTCATCTGGTCCATGCAGACGGGCAGGCTCCTGGAC GTTCTGTCCGGCCACGAGGGCCCCATCAGCAGTCTGTGCTTTAGCCCAGTGAAGTCCGTCCTGGCCAGCGCCTCCTGGGACAGGACGGTGCGCCTGTGGGACATGGCAGACAGCTGGAGGACCACGGAGACGCTGGGCCTGACCTCAGATG CCCTGGCTGTGACCTTCCGTCCCGACGGGGCAGAGTTGGCTGTCGCCACACTGAACTCACAGATCACCTTCTGGGACCCCGAGAACGCCGTGCAGACGGGCTCCATCGAGGGCAGGCACGACCTCAAGACGGGCAGGAAGGAGCTGGACAAGGTCACCGCCAAGCACTCGGCCAAGGGGAA GGCCTTCACTACTCTGTGCTACTCTGCGGATGGCCAGAGCGTGCTGGCGGGAGGGATGTCCAAGTTCGTGTGCATCTATCACGTCAAGGAGCAGATCCTCAGGAAGAAGTTCGAGATCTCCCGCAACCTCTCCCTGGACGCCATGGAG GAATTTCTGAACCGGAGGAAAATGACAGAGTTTGGCAACCTGGCGCTAATCGATCAGGACGCCGGGGCAGAGGACGGAGTCGCGATCCCATTGCCGGGTGTGAAGAAAG GTGACATGAGCTCTCGGCACTTGAAGCCTGAAATCCGGGTGACTTCGCTTCGCTTCTCTCCCACAG GGCGCTGCTGGGCGGCCACCACCACCGAGGGGCTCCTCGTCTACTCCCTGGACGCCCAGATGCTGTTTGACCCTTTTGAGCTGGACACCGACGTCACCCCCGCACGCATCCGGGCGGCCGTGCGCCAGCAGGACTTGACCAGGGCCATCCTCATGGCCTTCCGGCTCAACGAGCGGACGCTGCTACAGGAGGTCCTGGAGTCGGTGCCCTGGGATGAGG TCGAGGTTGTCAGCTCCTCGCTTCCTGAGCTGTACGTGGAGAAAGTGCTGGAGTTCTTGGCTTCCTCCTTCGAAGTGTCTCGCCACCTGGAATTCTACCTCATATGGACTCAGAAATTGCTCCTCGTGCACGGGCAGAAGCTGAAGTCTAG AGCAGGGAAGGTGCTGCCGGCCGTTCAGTTCCTTCAGAAGAGCATCCAGCGGCACTTGGACAGTGTCTCCAAACT CTGTGACTGGAACCGCTATAACATCCAGTACGCTCTGGCAGTTTCCAAGCAGCGGGGCATAAAGCGCCCCTCAGAGCCGCTGGGAAGCGAGGAGGAAGCGGATGCGTCTGACGACGATGACACTCTGCACCCACTCGGGGAAGGACAGGAAGACGGGGACAGACAGCTGGTGTAG
- the GATD3 gene encoding glutamine amidotransferase-like class 1 domain-containing protein 3, mitochondrial isoform X1, translating to MAAVRALVAPRLAAASAFAPLHAPAPRAALHSSAPRPRARVALVLSGCGVYDGTELHEASAVLVHLSRGGAEVQIFAPDVPQMHVIDHSKGQPSESETRNVLTESARIARGKIADLARLSAADHDAAIFPGGFGAAKNLSTFAVDGKDCRVHKDVERVLKEFHEAGKPIGLCCIAPVLAAKVLRGVEVTVGHEQEEGGKWPYAGTAEAIKALGAKHCVKGVTISFLAARVAVAVAPGTPPLALEPGAALPGAPASTCVTRVGSDAGTCTSLAVFPSRPGGCGLGSAHPRHKGPPDQASGRPQARRGWLSGWEAGSCLPVRGVSLRPTVGWRLPVDGSSTGGFPGFGGSSLVVWTGASPVASLVPDPPAGARALCTQSLRPGPTTTQVHTWTQTQGTEQHGVPEGAGDNTVTLGVCLEGAFLSLEGCLAYRQFRLSAHLPPAQSGRPTQQLCGWSWPGAFAVGPGGHLIGRGQGQSHQRLASARPGRELGLCRGRVPGRTGLLWRTLAAALCSGFSDEVAVGPALLCAQPRSAGGPGSRGACHREGSEETSAGLTEVGTRVLWLRGVSGMGRGPWPRGLRQEGSPVWSSIEKGGGAHSGGGRGRGSGWRFTPATRVSLPGDCFP from the exons ATGGCGGCGGTCAGGGCTCTGGTGGCGCCCCGGCTGGCGGCGGCCTCCGCGTTCGCGCCGCTCCATGCACCCGCCCCGCGCGCGGCCCTACACAGCTCCGCGCCGCGGCCCCGGGCCAGGGTCGCGCTG GTGCTGTCTGGATGCGGAGTCTACGACGGGACTGAGCTCCACGAGGCCTCAGC GGTACTGGTTCACTTGAGTCGTGGCGGGGCTGAGGTCCAGATCTTTGCTCCTGACGTCCCTCAGATGCACGTGATTGACCACTCCAAGGGGCAGCCTTCTGAGAGCGAGACCAG GAACGTTCTGACGGAGTCTGCAAGGATCGCCCGCGGCAAGATCGCCGACCTGGCCCGGCTCAGCGCGGCCGATCACGATGCTGCCATCTTCCCCGGAGGCTTCGGAGCCGCCAAAAACCT GAGCACCTTCGCCGTGGACGGAAAAGACTGCAGAGTCCACAAAGACGTGGAGCGCGTCCTGAAGGAGTTCCACGAGGCTGGCAAGCCTATCGG CTTGTGCTGCATCGCTCCCGTTCTCGCAGCCAAAGTGCTCCGTGGCGTCGAGGTCACCGTGGGCCACGAGCAGGAGGAAGGCGGCAAGTGGCCCTACGCGGGGACCGCAGAGGCCATCAAAGCCCTGGGCGCCAAGCACTGTGTGAAGGGGGTGACCATATCCTTTCTGGCAGCCagggtggcggtggcggtggctcCGGGGACCCCTCCTCTGGCTCTTGAACCGGGAGCTGCACTGCCGGGGGCACCTGCGAGCACATGCGTGACACGTGTAGGGTCCGATGCCGGCACGTGTACCTCCCTGGCCGTGTTTCCAAGTCGGCCTGGTGGATGCGGGCTGGGTTCGGCACACCCCAGGCACAAAGGGCCACCTGATCAGGCGAGCGGTCGGCCTCAGGCTCGACGGGGATGGCTTTCTGGGTGGGAGGCTGGGAGCTGCCTGCCAGTGAGGGGAGTGAGCTTGCGCCCCACGGTGGGGTGGAGGCTGCCCGTGGATGGGAGCAGTACCGGGGGGTTTCCTGGCTTTGGTGGAAGTTCCCTGGTGGTGTGGACAGGAGCCAGCCCGGTGGCCTCATTGGTCCCTGATCCTCCTGCGGGTGCCCGAGCACTGTGCACACAGAGCCTCAGGCCAGGGCCGACCACGACCCAGGTCCACACCTGGACCCAGACCCAAGGAACAGAGCAGCACGGTGTCCCGGAAGGTGCTGGAGACAACACCGTGACCCTGGGTGTCTGTCTCGAAGGTGCTTTTCTCTCCTTGGAGGGCTGTTTGGCTTACAGACAGTTTCGGTTAAgtgcccacctccctcctgcGCAGAGCGGCCGGCCCACCCAGCAGCTGTGTGGGTGGAGCTGGCCCGGGGCCTTTGCAGTAGGTCCGGGAGGGCACCTTatagggagggggcagggccagtCCCATCAGCGCTTGGCGTCTGCCCGACCAGGGCGAGAGCTCGGCTTGTGTCGGGGGAGGGTCCCGGGTCGGACTGGCCTCTTGTGGCGGACGCTCGCAGCGGCTCTCTGTTCCGGTTTCTCAGACGAGGTTGCTGTGGGGCCGGCGCTCCTGTGTGCGCAGCCCAGGTCTGCGGGCGGGCCTGGGTCCCGTGGGGCCTGCCACCGTGAGGGGTCCGAGGAAACCAGCGCTGGGCTCACTGAGGTCGGGACGCGTGTGCTCTGGTTACGGGGTGTGAGTGGCATGGGACGTGGACCCTGGCCGCGGGGACTGCGGCAGGAAGGATCCCCCGTTTGGAGCTCCATCGAGAAGGGCGGCGGAGCACACtctgggggtgggcgggggcgggggtcagGGTGGCGCTTCACGCCCGCCACCCGTGTGTCCTTGCCGGGTGACTGTTTTCCGTAA
- the GATD3 gene encoding glutamine amidotransferase-like class 1 domain-containing protein 3, mitochondrial isoform X2, with translation MAAVRALVAPRLAAASAFAPLHAPAPRAALHSSAPRPRARVALVLSGCGVYDGTELHEASAVLVHLSRGGAEVQIFAPDVPQMHVIDHSKGQPSESETRNVLTESARIARGKIADLARLSAADHDAAIFPGGFGAAKNLSTFAVDGKDCRVHKDVERVLKEFHEAGKPIGLCCIAPVLAAKVLRGVEVTVGHEQEEGGKWPYAGTAEAIKALGAKHCVKGVTEAHVDQKNKVVTTPAFMCETALHHIHDGIGVMVKKVLELCGK, from the exons ATGGCGGCGGTCAGGGCTCTGGTGGCGCCCCGGCTGGCGGCGGCCTCCGCGTTCGCGCCGCTCCATGCACCCGCCCCGCGCGCGGCCCTACACAGCTCCGCGCCGCGGCCCCGGGCCAGGGTCGCGCTG GTGCTGTCTGGATGCGGAGTCTACGACGGGACTGAGCTCCACGAGGCCTCAGC GGTACTGGTTCACTTGAGTCGTGGCGGGGCTGAGGTCCAGATCTTTGCTCCTGACGTCCCTCAGATGCACGTGATTGACCACTCCAAGGGGCAGCCTTCTGAGAGCGAGACCAG GAACGTTCTGACGGAGTCTGCAAGGATCGCCCGCGGCAAGATCGCCGACCTGGCCCGGCTCAGCGCGGCCGATCACGATGCTGCCATCTTCCCCGGAGGCTTCGGAGCCGCCAAAAACCT GAGCACCTTCGCCGTGGACGGAAAAGACTGCAGAGTCCACAAAGACGTGGAGCGCGTCCTGAAGGAGTTCCACGAGGCTGGCAAGCCTATCGG CTTGTGCTGCATCGCTCCCGTTCTCGCAGCCAAAGTGCTCCGTGGCGTCGAGGTCACCGTGGGCCACGAGCAGGAGGAAGGCGGCAAGTGGCCCTACGCGGGGACCGCAGAGGCCATCAAAGCCCTGGGCGCCAAGCACTGTGTGAAGGGGGTGACC GAAGCTCACGTGGACCAGAAGAACAAGGTGGTCACGACCCCGGCCTTCATGTGCGAGACGGCGCTCCACCACATCCACGACGGGATCGGGGTCATGGTGAAGAAGGTGCTAGAACTCTGTGGGAAGTGA